A stretch of DNA from Microlunatus sp. Gsoil 973:
GATCGCCGACCACCGTGCTCCAGCCGGCCGCAAGATAGGGGACCAGCATGGGGTTGTCGGGTTGGGCCCAGGCGAGATGGTGGCCGGACTCGATGAAGTAGTACTCGTCGCGGTGGAAGCCGTAGCGTCCGGAGAAGATCATCAGCAACAGCGCGACGCCGCCGGCGGCCAGGAAACAGCCCAACGGTGAACCGACCCTGCCGGCGGATGACTCCGGCGCGGCAACGGCTGGCGGTGTGCCGCCGGTCAGGACAGCAGATTCGCCGGAATCTGCGCCGCGGCCGCCCGATCCAGCAGCCATACCGTGCGCTCCCTTCCAACGGCCCGGCCGGCAGGCACCGGCTTGCTGCCGGTGACGGCCCAGCCGACGGCGTCGGCCTTGTCGGCACCGGAGACCGTGAACCACACCTCGGACGACCTGTTGATCACCGGATGGGTGACGCTGATCCGCAGCGGTGGCGGCTTCGGCGCATCCCGCACCGGGATGACCGGGGCGACGGCCTGGAGCGACGTCTCGAAGGACGGATGCTCGGGAAACACCGATGCCACGTGGCCGTCCGGTCCGACGCCGAGCAGGCAGATGTCGAAGACGGTGTCGCCGAGTTCCGCGCCGTATGCCGCCGCGGCCTCGTCCAGGCTGATCTGGCCGTCATCGGCGGGCATCGGGTTCAGGTTGGCGTCGGTCAGCGGCAGGGCCGGGATCAGCGCAGCCACCGCGGCCCGATCGTTGCGGTCCTCCGAGTCCGCCGGAACGAACCGCTCGTCGCCCCACCACAACTTCACGTGGGTCCAGTCGACCGCTGAACCGGGACCGTCGGTGGCCAGTTGCTGGTAGGCCTTGGTGGCGATCCGCCCGCCGGTCAGCGCCACTTGCACCAGCCGGTCGGGATCCTCCTCCTGGATCTCCGCGATCCGGGCGGTGAGGCGTACGGCGATCGCTTCGGCGACAGCGTCGGCGTCGGGATGGACCAGGAACTCGGTCGTCCCGGTCACCGGCCGGCCTTCTTCGCAGCTGCCCGCTTGGCGGGCGTCTTCTTCGCGGGTGCCCTCCCGGCGGCCCTCTTCGCAGGAGTCTTCTTGGCCGGAGTCTTCTTCGCAGGAGCCTTCTTGACGGCAGCCTTCTTGACGGCAGCCTTCTTGACGGGCGTCTTCGCAGCGGCACGCTTCGCAGCACTCTTCCGAGAAGTGCTCGTCGCGGTCTCGGCCTTGCCGTCAGCGGAGTCCTCCTCGGTCGCCCGCGGAGCAGTGCGCCTGGTGGATCGCGTGTCGGCGGTACGTCTCAGGAGGGCCTTGAGCGTCGCCTCGTAGACGACGTCGTGGTCCATCCGGCGCAGTTCCTCGGCAATCAGATCCGCGGTGGACCGGCGCTTCAGCGCCACCAGCCGGTTCGGCTGACCAGGTACGGCATAAGAGGCCAGCAATCCGTCGGGGCGGGTGATGGCGATGTCGCCGGCTGCGGTGGTCATCCGCACCGCTGTGATCCCCGGACCGGAGCTGGTGGTCTGCTTGACCGGGATCCGCAACCGGTCCTCCATCCACGCCGCCAGGAGGTCGGCCGACGGGTTCCGCCGTTCGGCCTCAAGGGTCGCGGCGGTGACGTGCGCCGGGAACTGGTCCAGGGCTGCGGCCAGCAGGGTGCGCCACGGGGTCAAGCGGGTCCAGGCCAGGTCGGTGTCGCCGGCGGCCAGATGTTCGGCGCGCCGGGCCAGCTCCCGGCGCGGCTGTCTGCTCGCCGCGGCATCGGTGATCCGCCGGTTGGACAGCTCGGCCAGCGAGGTGGAGGCGATCTTGTTGGTCGCGACCGAACCCGGCCACCAGACAACGACGGGGGAGTCCGGCAACAACAGCGGACGGATCACCGATGCCGGATGGTCGGCCAGCGGGCCGCGCATCCGGACCACGACGACCTCGCCCGAGGTGCCCTCACCGATCCGCACCTCGGCGTCCAGCGATGCCGAATGGCGGCCGTTCCCGGTCACCACCAGCAGGATCCGGCTGGGATGCTCCCGGCCGGCGGCCATGGCCGCGTCGAGAGCGGCGGGGTACTCGTCCTCGTCGGAGACGATGATCAAGGTCAACACCATGCCCGACGCCGGGCTGCCGGCACTCCGTCGCGCACTGAGCAGTGCCGAGCTGATCGTTGCCGAATTCGTGTCACTCAGCGTGATGATCATGAAAAATCCTTTGTGCAGAAGGGATTCCGGCGGTCACGGTCGACGCCAGGCGAATCCGTCCCTTGCCAGCATCTCGTCAGCGCTGGCCGGACCCCAGGTGCCTGCCTCGTAGTCGTCGGGCGGAGTACCCAGGGATGCCCAGTAATCGAGGATCGGGTCGAGGATCTGCCAGGACAGCTCGACCTCCTCGTGTTGGGGGAAGAGCGGCGGGTCACCGAGCAGAACATCCAGGATCAGCCGCTCGTACGCCTCCGGGGAGGACTCGGTGAAGGAGCCGCCGTAGGCGAAGTCCATGTTCACCTCGCGGATCTCCATCTGCGTGCCCGGCACCTTGGCGCCGAACCGCAGGGTGACACCCTCGTCGGGCTGGATCCGCAGCACGAGCGCGTTGTAGCCCAGCTCCGCGGTATCGGTCTTGGAGAACGGCAGGTGCGGTGCCTGCTTGAAGCCCAGTGCGATCTCGGTGACCCGGCGTGGCATCCGCTTCCCGGTGCGCAGGTAGAACGGCACCCCGGCCCAGCGACGGTTGTCGATGTCCACCCGGATCGCGGCGTAGGTCTCCGTGGTCGATTCCGGCGGGATCCGCGGTTCGTCGAGGTAGCCGCCGACCTTCTCACCGCCGGCCCAGGCCGCGGCGTACCGGCCGCGGGCCGTGTGCAGGTCGAGTCGCTGCGGCGGCCTGGCGGCGGCAAGCACCTTCTGCTTCTCGGCGCGCAGCTGCCTGGCCTCGAAGGAGGTCGGCTCCTCCATGGCGGTCAGGGCCAACAGTTGCAGCAGGTGGTTCTGGATGACGTCCCGGGCCGCGCCGATGCCGTCGAAGTAGCCGGCCCGTCCGCCGATCCCGATGTCCTCGGCCATGGTGATTTGCACGTGGTCGACGTAGTTGTTGTTCCAGACCGGTTCGAAGAGCTGGTTGGCGAAGCGCAGGGCGAGCAGGTTCTGCACCGTCTCCTTGCCCAGGTAGTGGTCGATGCGGAACACCGAACTGGACGGGAACGCCACCGACACGACATCGTTGAGCTCCTGGGCCGACTTCAGATCGTGGCCGAACGGCTTCTCGATCACCACCCGGCTCCAACTGCTGGTGGTGCTCTCCGACATCCCGTGGCTGCGCAGTTGCCCGATCACCGTCGGGAACAGCCCAGGCGGGATGGACAGGTAGAAGGCGTGGTTGCCTCCGGTGCCGCGGGCCTCGTCCAGTTCCTGGATCGTCTGGTTGAGCCGGTCGAAGGCGGCATCGTCGTCGAGTTCACCGGCGACGAACCGGATCCCTTCACTGAGCTGCTTCCAGACCTCTTCGCGGAACGGCGTCCGGGCGTGTGCCTTGACGGCGTTGTGCACCACCTCGGCGAAATCCTCGGTCGCCCAGTCCCGTCGCGCGAAACCGACCAAGGCGAAACCGGGAGGCAGCAGGCCGCGGTTGGCGAGGTCGTAGATCGCCGGCATCAGTTTCTTGGTGGCGAGATCGCCGGTGACACCGAACATCACCAGCGCACAGGGCCCGGCGATCCTGGGCAGCCGCCGATCCATCGGATCGCGTAAGGGGTTCGGGCGCGTTGTCTGACTCATAAAGACCTACTTCGACGTTTCAAGATCACGACACACCGGGGCTCGGGGGAAACCCTATGGCATCGGCCCGGTGTGTCGGCAAGCAGATCGAACTGCGGTCGCCCCCAGGGGCCCGGTCAGGCGGCGTTCTCCGTCTCCGGCGCAGCGGCATCTTCTGCAGGCCGGAGTCGGTTCAGGCTTCTTCGGTGATCTTGGAACGCCGGACGTAATCGCGGACGGCCCGCAGCAGGTCGGTCTCCCGGAAAGCCGGCCAGTATGCGTCGCAGAAGAAATAGTCGGCGTGACTGCCCTGCCAGAGCAGGAAGTTCGACGACCGCTGCTCGCCGCTGGTGCGGATGATGATGTCGGGCAGCGGCAGGTCCGGCTGGTAGAGGTGACGGTCGATGTCGTCGGCGTCGAAGGTCCGGGCCAGCTCGTCAAGGGTCGATCCGGCAGACGCCTGCTCCTTCAAGAAGCTGACGAACGCGTCCACGATCTCCTGGCGGCCGCCGTAGCCGACGGCAAGGGTCAGGTGATACCCGGTGTCCACGGACTCGGTCGGGATGCAGAGATTCTTCACGGCGGTCGCGGTGGCGTCGGGCAACACGTCGGGGTTGCCGGCCATGTGCACCCGCCAGGAGCGACCCGGCCGGGTCAGCAGTCGGGTGATCGTGGTCTCGACCACGTTCATCAGGAACGCCACCTCGTTGGCCGCCCGGTTGGTGATGTTCTCGGTGGAGCAGACGAACACTGTGACGTGGTGGATGTTCAGGCCCTGGCACCACTGCAACAGGTGCGCGATGTGTTCGGCCCCCACCCGGTGCCCGACGCTCGGGTTGGCGAACCCGGCCCGGCGGGCCCACCGCCGGTTGCCGTCCATGATCACGCCGATGTGATCGGGCAGCCGTTCGGCCCAGTCGTGCCGGATGAGGCGATTGCGCAGCCGACGGGCGTACGCCCGCTCGGCGGCGTGGCGCACCGCCGCGGCCGTCCGCGCAGCGATACGCGGGCGGCCGCCGGGTCCGCGGTCGTCGGTCAGCTCGCCGATGCCGCCTTCAGCGCGGTGTCGACGGTCTCGACCAGTTCACCCCAGGACTTGTCGAACTTCTCGACGCCTTCCTTCTCCAGCGTCTCGATGACGTCGGCGTAGGAGATCCCCAGCGCCGCCAGTCGATCCATCACCGCCTGGGCGTCGGCTGCGGCGCCGGTCACCTTGTCGCCCTCGATCACACCGTGATCGGCAACGGCGTTCATTGTCTTCTCCGGCATGGTGTTCACCGTGTTCGCGACGACCAACTCGGTCACGTACAGAGTGTCGGGGAGGTTCGGGTCCTTCACCCCGGTTGAGGCCCACAGCGGCCGCTGCACGTTGGCGCCCTTGGCCTCGAGCGCCTTCCACCGATCGGAGGAGAACGCCTCGAGATAGGCGGCATAGGCCAGGCGGGCGTTGGCCAGCGCGGCCTTGCTGCGCAACGCCTTCGCCTCCTCGGAGCCGATGGCGTCCAGCCGCTTGTCGTACTCGGTGTCCACCCGGGAGACGAAGAACGACGCGACCGATTGGATGCCGGACAGGTCGACACCCTTCTCAGCGGCCTGCTCCAGGCCGGAGAAGTAGGCATCCATCACGCCCTTGTAGCGGTCGAGTCCGAAGATCAGCGTCACGTTCACGCTGATCCCTTCGGCAGTCGCCGCGGCGATCGCCGGCAGACCCTCCAGGGTCGCCGGGATCTTGACCAGCGCGTTCGGCCGGTCCACCGTCGAGGCCAACTCCTTGGCCTGCTGAACCGTGCCCTCGGTGTCGTGCGCCAGCCCGGGTTCCACCTCGATGGAGACGCGGCCGTCGACACCGCCGGTCTTCGTGTACAGGTCGGCGAAAACGTCGCAGGCGTTCCGGACGTCGGTGGTGGTGATCGCCCGGACAGCCTCCGCGGTCGTCTTCCCGTCGGCGGCCAGTTCCTTCACCTGCTGGTCGTACGCCGACCCCTTGCTCAGGGCGGAGGCAAAGATCGTCGGGTTGGTTGTCACGCCCGTCACATGGGAATCGGTGACCAACTTGGCGAGGCTGCCCGAGTCAAGCCGCTCCCGGGACAAGTCGTCGAGCCAGATCGATACGCCGGCCTCGGCCAGCGCCTGCAATGCATCAGACATCTCTCGCTCCTGTCCGATCGGCTCCACGCCGATCGTCTGTCAACTGATCGTCACGCCCGGCTCGTCGACATGGTCGCCCGTTCCGGACGGGCCGCTGGTCGACGGGTGGACCGGATTACCGCCCTCGGCAGCCGCGGTGAGGCTCTCCTTCGCGGCGGTCACCACAGCGTCGGGGGTGAAGCCGAACTCCTTGAACAACGTCGATGCGGAGGCCGAAGCACCGAAATGCTCCAGGCTGACCGCCCGGCCCGCGTCGCCCAGGATGCCGCGCCAGCCGAGCGCGATCCCGGCCTCGACGCTGACCCTGGCCCGCACGCTGCTTGGCAACACCGATTCGCGGTAGGCCTCGTCCTGCTCGAAGAACCACTCGACCGACGGCATCGACACCACTCGTGCCTTGATGCCCTCGCCGGCCAACGCTTCCTGGGCCTTGACTGCCAACTGAACCTCCGAACCGGTGCCGATGAGCAGCACCTCGGGGTCACCGCCGCCCAACTCGCCCGGCACATCTTTCAACACGTACCCACCCTTGGCTGTTCCATCCGCCGAGGCGAATCCGTCGCTGTCCCGCGGGAAGGTCGGCAGGTTCTGCCGCGAGAGCACCAACGCCGCGGGCCGGTCGGTGTGGCCGAGCACGGTCTTCCACGCGACCGCGGTCTCGTTGGCGTCCGCCGGGCGGACCACGTCCAGCCCCGGGATGGCCCGGAGTGCGGTCAGATGCTCGATCGGCTGGTGGGTCGGGCCGTCCTCGCCGAGTCCGATCGAGTCGTGGGTCCAGACGTAGGTCACCGGAAGCCGCATCAGCGCGGCCAGCCGGACGCTGGGGCGCATGTAATCGCTGAAGGTGAGGAATGTGCCCCCGTAGACCCGGGTGCCGCCGTGCACCGCGATGCCGTTCATGATCGCGCCCATGCCGTGCTCGCGGATGCCGAAATGCAGCACCCGGCCGTACGGGTTGCCCTCGAACATCTTCGACTGCCGTTCGGTCGGCAGGAAGCTCGGTTCACCCTTCGGCGTGGTGTTGTTCGAACCGGCCAGGTCGGCCGATCCGCCCCACAACTCCGGCAGCTTCGGCGCCAGTGCGGTGAGCACCTCGCCGGAGGCCGCCCGGGTCGCCAGGCCCTTCTCGTCGGCCGGCCAGGACGGCAGTGCCTCCTGCCAACCCGGGGTCAGCTCCCGCTTGACCAACCGCTCGTAGAACTCCTTGGAGTCGGGGTTGGCCGATGCCCAGGCGTCGAACTCCTGCTGCCATTCCTCGCGCGCCAGCCGGCCCCGCTCGCGGAGCTGACGGGTGTGCTCGATCACCTCGGACGTGACCTCGAAGGTCTTCTCGGGGTCGAAGCCGAGGACCTCTTTCAGGCCCCTGACCTCGTCATCGCCGAGCGCCGAGCCGTGGGCGCCGCCGGTGTTCTGCTTGTTCGGCGAGGGCCAGGCGATGATCGTCTTCAGGTCGATGAAGCTCGGCCGGTCGGTGACCTCGCGGGCTGCCCGGACGGCGTCCTCGAGCGCCTTGACGTTCTCGGCGTAGCTGGTGCCGTCGTTGGTCCAGTCGACGGTCTGCACATGCCAGCCGTACGCGGCGTACCGGGCGGCGGTGTCCTCGCTGAGGGCGATCGAGGTGTCGTCCTCGATGGAGATCCGGTTGTTGTCGTAGATCAGCGTCAGGTTGCCCAGCTTCTGGGTCCCGGCCAGCGACGATGCCTCCGAGGACACGCCTTCCTGGATGTCGCCGTCGGAACAGATGCAGTAGATCTGGTGGTCGAAGGGGCTGGCGCCCGGCGCCGCGTCGGGATCGAGCAGGCCGCGTTCCCGGCGGGCCGCCATCGCCATGCCCACCGCGTTGCCGATGCCCTGGCCGAGCGGACCGGTGGTCACCTCGACGCCGTCGGTATGGCCGTACTCCGGATGGCCGGGTGTCTTGGAGCCCCAGGTTCGCAGCGCCTGCAGGTCCTCAAGTTCCAGCCCGAACCCGCCGAGGTAGAGCTGGATGTAGAGGGTGAGGCAGGAGTGACCGGCGCTCAGCACGAAGCGGTCGCGCCCCACCCAGTGCACATCCGACGGGTCGTGGCGCATGACCTTCTGGAAGAGCAGGTAGGCCGCAGGTGCCAGGCTGATTGCTGTGCCGGGGTGACCGTTGCCGGTCTTCTGCACCGCATCGGCGGCCAGCACACGCACCGTGTCCACGGCACGGGAATCAAGCTCTGTCCACCACTCGGGGAGCAGTTTCGGATCGGAGAATGTCGTCTTGGTCACAGCGAGCTCAGATTCCTTCCACGAATGGGGGGCAAACCGTTCCCGAGCCTATCGCCCGGCGCCTGCGAGGAGAAAGACAGCCGGTGACAGGTCTACACTGCAGGAGCGCATACGTACGACACTGTGTAGGAGATCGGGCGTGACGAGTCCGCACGTGGCCAGCCCCCAGGTGCCCAGTTCCGAGATGGGTGGTACCCACGGGTCGACCGGCGACCCACGGTCCCGGGTCTGGGACGTGGTCCGGGCCTATGTCGCCCTGACCAAGCCGCGGATCATCGAACTGCTGCTGGTCACCACGGTGCCGGCGATGTTCCTGGCGGCCGGCGGTGTGCCGAACCTGTTGCTGGTCCTCGCCACCCTGGTCGGCGGCATCTTCGCCGCCGGCAGCGCCAACGTCTTCAACTGCGTCCTGGACCGCGACATCGACGAGCGGATGCGCCGGACCCGTCGCCGGCCGTTGCCACGGCACACGGTCAGCTGGCGGAAGGCCGCCGTCTTCGGTGCGGTGCTCGGCGTGCTTTCGCTGCTCTGGTTCGGATTTCTGGTCAACTGGTTGTCCGCGCTGCTGGCACTGGCGGCGAACGCCTTCTATGTGTTGATTTACACGATGATCTTGAAGCGGCACACCTCCCAGAACATCGTCTGGGGCGGGATCGCCGGATGCTTCCCGCCGCTGATCGGCTGGACATCGGTGACCGCGTCACTGGCCTGGGCGCCGTTGGTGCTGTTCGCGATCGTCTTCTTCTGGACGCCGCCGCACACCTGGGCGCTGGCGATGCGCTACCGGGAGGACTACGCGGCCGCCGAGGTGCCGATGCTGCCGGTGGTGAAACCCCCGGTAGCTGTCGCCTGGCGGATCCTGATCTATTCGGTGCTCACCGTCGCCACCTCGATGCTGCTCTGGCCGGTCGCCCACACGGGCTGGCTGTATCCGATCGTCGCCGGTGTCTGCGGTGTCGCGCTGCTGGTCGAGTCGGTGCAACTGCTGCGCCGCGCCAAGGCAGGTCTCAGCGACGCCCTGATGAAGCCGATGCGGCTGTTCCACTGGTCGAACTCATACCTGGCGCTGATCTTCGTCGCAGCCGCCGTCGACCCGTTGCTGCGCTGATCACCTGGCGCTGATCGGCGGGGCACTGGCCGTACGCCGCGTTGGTACGGGATAATCCGGGCATCAGCGCCCTGACGGGAAGGCAACCGGTGGTTCATTCGATCGAACTGTTGCTGGACGACGAATCCGAAGCAGCAATCAAGCGGCAATGGCGGATGCTCGCCGATGCCGGACTGCCCAGTGAACACCGCTCGCCGTCGGGGGCATCCCGGCGTCCGCACATCACCATGATCGCCTGTGAACAGATCCCGGTGCCGATCGCGTTGGGGCTCGGTCCGACATT
This window harbors:
- the uppS gene encoding polyprenyl diphosphate synthase, producing the protein MRHAAERAYARRLRNRLIRHDWAERLPDHIGVIMDGNRRWARRAGFANPSVGHRVGAEHIAHLLQWCQGLNIHHVTVFVCSTENITNRAANEVAFLMNVVETTITRLLTRPGRSWRVHMAGNPDVLPDATATAVKNLCIPTESVDTGYHLTLAVGYGGRQEIVDAFVSFLKEQASAGSTLDELARTFDADDIDRHLYQPDLPLPDIIIRTSGEQRSSNFLLWQGSHADYFFCDAYWPAFRETDLLRAVRDYVRRSKITEEA
- the tal gene encoding transaldolase, with translation MSDALQALAEAGVSIWLDDLSRERLDSGSLAKLVTDSHVTGVTTNPTIFASALSKGSAYDQQVKELAADGKTTAEAVRAITTTDVRNACDVFADLYTKTGGVDGRVSIEVEPGLAHDTEGTVQQAKELASTVDRPNALVKIPATLEGLPAIAAATAEGISVNVTLIFGLDRYKGVMDAYFSGLEQAAEKGVDLSGIQSVASFFVSRVDTEYDKRLDAIGSEEAKALRSKAALANARLAYAAYLEAFSSDRWKALEAKGANVQRPLWASTGVKDPNLPDTLYVTELVVANTVNTMPEKTMNAVADHGVIEGDKVTGAAADAQAVMDRLAALGISYADVIETLEKEGVEKFDKSWGELVETVDTALKAASAS
- the pgl gene encoding 6-phosphogluconolactonase yields the protein MTGTTEFLVHPDADAVAEAIAVRLTARIAEIQEEDPDRLVQVALTGGRIATKAYQQLATDGPGSAVDWTHVKLWWGDERFVPADSEDRNDRAAVAALIPALPLTDANLNPMPADDGQISLDEAAAAYGAELGDTVFDICLLGVGPDGHVASVFPEHPSFETSLQAVAPVIPVRDAPKPPPLRISVTHPVINRSSEVWFTVSGADKADAVGWAVTGSKPVPAGRAVGRERTVWLLDRAAAAQIPANLLS
- a CDS encoding glucose-6-phosphate dehydrogenase assembly protein OpcA, with translation MIITLSDTNSATISSALLSARRSAGSPASGMVLTLIIVSDEDEYPAALDAAMAAGREHPSRILLVVTGNGRHSASLDAEVRIGEGTSGEVVVVRMRGPLADHPASVIRPLLLPDSPVVVWWPGSVATNKIASTSLAELSNRRITDAAASRQPRRELARRAEHLAAGDTDLAWTRLTPWRTLLAAALDQFPAHVTAATLEAERRNPSADLLAAWMEDRLRIPVKQTTSSGPGITAVRMTTAAGDIAITRPDGLLASYAVPGQPNRLVALKRRSTADLIAEELRRMDHDVVYEATLKALLRRTADTRSTRRTAPRATEEDSADGKAETATSTSRKSAAKRAAAKTPVKKAAVKKAAVKKAPAKKTPAKKTPAKRAAGRAPAKKTPAKRAAAKKAGR
- a CDS encoding heme o synthase encodes the protein MASPQVPSSEMGGTHGSTGDPRSRVWDVVRAYVALTKPRIIELLLVTTVPAMFLAAGGVPNLLLVLATLVGGIFAAGSANVFNCVLDRDIDERMRRTRRRPLPRHTVSWRKAAVFGAVLGVLSLLWFGFLVNWLSALLALAANAFYVLIYTMILKRHTSQNIVWGGIAGCFPPLIGWTSVTASLAWAPLVLFAIVFFWTPPHTWALAMRYREDYAAAEVPMLPVVKPPVAVAWRILIYSVLTVATSMLLWPVAHTGWLYPIVAGVCGVALLVESVQLLRRAKAGLSDALMKPMRLFHWSNSYLALIFVAAAVDPLLR
- the tkt gene encoding transketolase, yielding MTKTTFSDPKLLPEWWTELDSRAVDTVRVLAADAVQKTGNGHPGTAISLAPAAYLLFQKVMRHDPSDVHWVGRDRFVLSAGHSCLTLYIQLYLGGFGLELEDLQALRTWGSKTPGHPEYGHTDGVEVTTGPLGQGIGNAVGMAMAARRERGLLDPDAAPGASPFDHQIYCICSDGDIQEGVSSEASSLAGTQKLGNLTLIYDNNRISIEDDTSIALSEDTAARYAAYGWHVQTVDWTNDGTSYAENVKALEDAVRAAREVTDRPSFIDLKTIIAWPSPNKQNTGGAHGSALGDDEVRGLKEVLGFDPEKTFEVTSEVIEHTRQLRERGRLAREEWQQEFDAWASANPDSKEFYERLVKRELTPGWQEALPSWPADEKGLATRAASGEVLTALAPKLPELWGGSADLAGSNNTTPKGEPSFLPTERQSKMFEGNPYGRVLHFGIREHGMGAIMNGIAVHGGTRVYGGTFLTFSDYMRPSVRLAALMRLPVTYVWTHDSIGLGEDGPTHQPIEHLTALRAIPGLDVVRPADANETAVAWKTVLGHTDRPAALVLSRQNLPTFPRDSDGFASADGTAKGGYVLKDVPGELGGGDPEVLLIGTGSEVQLAVKAQEALAGEGIKARVVSMPSVEWFFEQDEAYRESVLPSSVRARVSVEAGIALGWRGILGDAGRAVSLEHFGASASASTLFKEFGFTPDAVVTAAKESLTAAAEGGNPVHPSTSGPSGTGDHVDEPGVTIS
- the zwf gene encoding glucose-6-phosphate dehydrogenase, yielding MSQTTRPNPLRDPMDRRLPRIAGPCALVMFGVTGDLATKKLMPAIYDLANRGLLPPGFALVGFARRDWATEDFAEVVHNAVKAHARTPFREEVWKQLSEGIRFVAGELDDDAAFDRLNQTIQELDEARGTGGNHAFYLSIPPGLFPTVIGQLRSHGMSESTTSSWSRVVIEKPFGHDLKSAQELNDVVSVAFPSSSVFRIDHYLGKETVQNLLALRFANQLFEPVWNNNYVDHVQITMAEDIGIGGRAGYFDGIGAARDVIQNHLLQLLALTAMEEPTSFEARQLRAEKQKVLAAARPPQRLDLHTARGRYAAAWAGGEKVGGYLDEPRIPPESTTETYAAIRVDIDNRRWAGVPFYLRTGKRMPRRVTEIALGFKQAPHLPFSKTDTAELGYNALVLRIQPDEGVTLRFGAKVPGTQMEIREVNMDFAYGGSFTESSPEAYERLILDVLLGDPPLFPQHEEVELSWQILDPILDYWASLGTPPDDYEAGTWGPASADEMLARDGFAWRRP